A DNA window from Maribellus comscasis contains the following coding sequences:
- a CDS encoding SpoIIE family protein phosphatase: MKNSKFRSISTRLVSDIVLFCSILFILIIGAFYWYSRQSIQENNEKLASSLAETTVLKISNVLSPVERILNNYTWMLEQELLPADSVYTLTRKVVENNSNVVGCAIAFEPYTYIKKGYYFAPYSYRTDSSVVSIQLGNANYEYFFMDWYQIPHTLNRSYWSNPYFDEGGANQLLTTYSVPFYALKDSTPRGIMTVDVSLEWLAQLVNQVKILDSGYAAIIGPNGTFISHPDQEFIMNKTIFSYAEETNNSELRAIGQNMIKGKTAYQSVSIENTSYQLYYTALPGMDWSIMILFPEKEMFASLHFLFIILLCSIVVALFSLAIVIQRIVKAKTSSLSQFAEAAKKTARGDFKAQLPVITANDEILQLKEAFAFLQTEIQEYIRNLQQATIEREKMESELRIARNIQMGLIPKIFPPFPNHPQIDLYAELEPAREVGGDLYDFFLTDDNHLCFVIGDVSGKGVPASLFMAVTRTLLRTVANQNKSPQTIINELNQALASDNEENMFVTLFLGILNLKTGELDYVNAGHNAPILLREGQPPRAVPVVTNIPLGVLPQFDFAQGQMLLESNDNLFLYTDGINEAENISQELYSTERLMRSLEENQSKDPQELIGAIIASVNKFADGNVQSDDMTLLALKYSGQEII; the protein is encoded by the coding sequence ATGAAAAACTCAAAATTCCGTTCAATATCAACCCGCTTAGTAAGCGACATCGTTCTTTTTTGCAGTATCCTTTTTATTCTGATCATCGGCGCATTTTACTGGTATTCCAGACAATCAATTCAAGAAAACAACGAAAAATTAGCGTCGAGTTTAGCTGAAACTACCGTTCTGAAGATTTCAAATGTTTTGTCACCAGTTGAACGAATCCTGAACAACTATACCTGGATGCTTGAACAGGAATTGTTACCCGCTGATTCGGTATATACACTTACCCGAAAAGTAGTTGAAAACAATAGCAATGTTGTTGGATGCGCCATTGCTTTTGAACCCTACACTTATATTAAAAAGGGTTACTATTTTGCACCTTATTCGTATCGCACTGACAGCTCGGTTGTATCGATACAGTTGGGCAATGCCAATTATGAATATTTTTTTATGGATTGGTACCAGATTCCACACACCCTGAATAGAAGTTATTGGTCGAATCCCTATTTCGACGAAGGTGGTGCAAATCAACTTTTAACTACTTATTCCGTTCCGTTTTACGCATTGAAAGATTCTACCCCGCGGGGAATTATGACGGTTGATGTTTCACTCGAGTGGCTGGCTCAATTGGTTAATCAGGTAAAAATTCTGGACAGTGGCTACGCAGCAATAATTGGCCCGAATGGTACATTCATTTCACATCCGGATCAGGAATTTATAATGAACAAGACCATTTTCAGCTACGCGGAGGAAACGAACAATTCTGAATTACGTGCGATCGGGCAAAACATGATTAAAGGGAAAACTGCCTACCAATCCGTTTCCATTGAAAATACCAGCTACCAACTTTACTACACTGCTCTTCCCGGCATGGACTGGTCAATAATGATACTTTTCCCGGAAAAAGAAATGTTTGCATCCCTGCATTTTCTCTTTATTATTCTGCTTTGTTCTATTGTTGTGGCTCTGTTTAGTTTGGCGATTGTCATTCAACGAATCGTAAAAGCCAAAACATCCAGCCTGTCGCAATTTGCCGAGGCGGCAAAAAAAACGGCACGCGGCGATTTCAAAGCCCAGCTTCCCGTTATAACTGCTAACGATGAAATTCTGCAATTAAAAGAAGCTTTTGCCTTTTTGCAAACCGAAATTCAGGAATACATCCGCAACCTTCAGCAGGCCACTATTGAGCGTGAGAAAATGGAAAGTGAACTCCGCATTGCCCGGAACATTCAAATGGGCCTCATTCCAAAAATATTTCCTCCGTTTCCCAATCATCCGCAAATTGATTTGTATGCAGAATTGGAACCTGCCCGCGAAGTTGGCGGTGATTTATACGATTTCTTTTTGACAGATGACAATCACCTCTGTTTTGTAATTGGCGATGTTTCAGGGAAAGGGGTTCCTGCTTCGCTTTTTATGGCCGTTACCCGAACATTGCTTCGAACCGTTGCTAACCAAAATAAATCACCACAAACAATTATTAATGAACTCAACCAGGCACTGGCTTCCGATAATGAGGAAAACATGTTTGTAACGCTTTTCCTGGGAATTCTAAACCTTAAAACAGGGGAACTGGATTACGTGAATGCCGGCCACAACGCACCAATATTGTTAAGAGAAGGTCAGCCCCCCAGAGCGGTTCCTGTTGTAACCAATATTCCCTTAGGTGTACTTCCGCAATTCGACTTTGCCCAGGGCCAGATGCTGCTTGAATCAAACGATAATTTATTTTTATACACCGATGGGATTAACGAGGCCGAGAACATATCACAGGAACTTTACTCAACCGAACGGTTAATGCGATCTCTTGAAGAAAACCAATCGAAAGATCCACAGGAGTTAATTGGCGCCATAATAGCATCCGTCAATAAATTTGCTGACGGTAATGTTCAGTCGGACGATATGACTTTATTGGCATTAAAATATTCCGGGCAAGAAATAATCTGA